GGCATCACGCTGGCGTCCACGACCCTGAGGCCCTGGATACCTTTCACTCGAAGGTGAGAGTCGACTACCGCCATGGGGTCGTCGTCTCGCCCCATCTTCGCGGTCCCCACCGGGTGAAAGATGGTGGTGCCGATGTCGCCGGCCAGCCGTGCCAGGTCCTCGTTGCTCTGGAACTGCACCCCTGGCTTGACCTCTTCCGGCGAATATTTCGCGAAGGCAGGCTGGGAAGCGATGCGTCGGGTGACCCGCAGCGAATCCGCTGCCACCTGGCGGTCCTCGGACGTGCTCAGGTAGTTGGGCGCGATGGCTGGGGCCTGGCGCGGGTCGCGACTCTTGATGCGCACCGTGCCGCGGCTGGTGGGGTTGAGGTTGCAGACGCTGGCCGTGATGGCCGGGAAGTCATGCAGCGGCTGGCCGAAGGCCTCCAGGCTCAGCGGCTGGACGTGATACTCGAGATTGGGGTGCGTGTAGTCCTCGGAGCTGCGCGTGAAGGCACACAGTTGGGACGGCGCCATGCTCATCGGGCCGGAGCGCTTCAGGGCGTATTCCAGGCCGATCTTCGCCTTGCCCATGAGCGAGTTAGCCATGGTGTTGAGGGTCTTGGCCCCTGTCACCTTGTACACCGAGCGGATCTGCAGGTGGTCCTGCAGGTTTTCCCCCACGCCGGGGAGCTCGGCCACCACGGAGATGTCATGCTCGGCCAGCAGCCCTGCCGGGCCGATCCCCGAGAGCTGCAGCAATTGCGGTGAGCCGATCGCGCCCGCGGAGAGGATCACCTCACGGCTGGCCGTCGCCACGACGGTCTCGCCGGCCCGCTCGACCTTCACGCCACGACAACGCGATTCGCCGCCCTCGCCCTTCTCGACCTTGAGCCCCAGCACCTGGGTGGAGGTCCAGAGGGTCAGGTTGGGCCGTTTCTGGGCCTCGCGCAGGAAGGCCTTGGAGGTGTTCCAGCGCCAGCCCGCACGCTGGTTGACCTCGAAGTAGTCGACGCCCTCGTTGTCGCCACGGTTGAAGTCGCGCGTCCGTGGCATGCCGGCTTCCACGGCGGCGGTGGCGAAATCATCCAGCACCTGCCAGCTCAGGCGCTGTTTCTCGATGCGCCACTCGCCGCCGTGACCGTGGAAGTCACGGTGGGCGGCGTCGGCATCGCCTCCCTCATCCAGGCGATAATGGTCCTCATGCTTCATGAAGTCGGGCAGGCAGTTCTCCCAGCGCCAGGCATCG
The genomic region above belongs to Halomonas zincidurans B6 and contains:
- a CDS encoding GMC family oxidoreductase, with product MAEHSNDKQAFDYIVIGAGTAGCLLANRLSADPANRVLLIEAGGRDNYYWIHIPVGYLYCIDNPRTDWLFRTEPDPGLNGRSLIYPRGKTLGGCSSINGMLYIRGQARDYDGWAELTGDDAWRWENCLPDFMKHEDHYRLDEGGDADAAHRDFHGHGGEWRIEKQRLSWQVLDDFATAAVEAGMPRTRDFNRGDNEGVDYFEVNQRAGWRWNTSKAFLREAQKRPNLTLWTSTQVLGLKVEKGEGGESRCRGVKVERAGETVVATASREVILSAGAIGSPQLLQLSGIGPAGLLAEHDISVVAELPGVGENLQDHLQIRSVYKVTGAKTLNTMANSLMGKAKIGLEYALKRSGPMSMAPSQLCAFTRSSEDYTHPNLEYHVQPLSLEAFGQPLHDFPAITASVCNLNPTSRGTVRIKSRDPRQAPAIAPNYLSTSEDRQVAADSLRVTRRIASQPAFAKYSPEEVKPGVQFQSNEDLARLAGDIGTTIFHPVGTAKMGRDDDPMAVVDSHLRVKGIQGLRVVDASVMPTIVSGNTNSPTLMIAEKAAEWILASR